CATGCTGGCGAAACGGATATCTTCAATACTGCCCCCTATGACAGTTGATGAGGTCATAGAGGCAACCCAAATCTACAGTGTGGCAGGGCTTTTAAAAGACAATCAACCCCTCATCTCAAGCAGACCGTTTCGCTCCCCACATCACACAATCTCAGATGCTGCTCTGATTGGCGGCGGCATCATACCCCGTCCGGGAGAAATCTCCCTTTCTCATCACGGCGTGTTGTTTCTTGATGAATTGCCGGAGTTTAGAAGAAACGTTATTGAGGCACTGAGACAGCCCATGGAAGACGGTGAAATAACCGTCTCAAGAGCGGCTGCCACTATTAATTTACCTGCCCATTTCATGCTGGTTGCTTCAATGAATCCCTGTCCGTGCGGCAGGTTTGGGGACAGCCGGCATACCTGTACATGCTCACCCCCGCAAATTCATAAATACAGGTCCAGAATATCGGGTCCGCTTCTGGACAGATTTGATATTCATATAGAGGTGCCCGCCGTGCCGTATAAGGATTTATCTTCCAGTTACACAGGTGAAAAGTCTGAAAAAATCAGACTGCGCGTTTCAGAGGCCAGAAAAGTTCAACTGGAGCGCTTTAAACATGATAAGATATTCTCTAATGCACAGATGAAAACCCGGCATATAAAAAAGTACTGCCGGCTTAACAAGGCTGCTACAGAGCTGCTTGATCTAGCCATGCAACGGCTGGCACTCTCGGCACGGGCATACTCCAGAATTATAAAGCTCTCACAAACCATAGCCGATCTTGACGCCTCTGATGAAATAAAGTCCCACCACATATCGGAAGCCATTCAGTACAGAGCACTTGACAGAACCATTGCATAAGTGGCTAAATACCGGTAGTCAAATCAATGGAACATATGCTTAGTGATGTAGTACTGCTTGTTGACAGCGATAAGGAGAGGCTTTCTGCAATACAGAGCGTACTTCAGCGTGAAGGCTATGCTGTGTTAAGCTCACCAAATGTTGTCTCGGCCCTAAAGCAGGTTCAGCAAACACTTCCTTCCGTGATTTTTTTAGACACTGCGCTCTTTGACGCAGGCGGCATTGAATTTATTGGTATCTTAAAGAAACACTACGGACGGCGTATTTCCTTTGTAATACTAACCACCGGCTGTGATGAAACCACTTTAGCTAAACTTGCAGGTTTTGAGATAAACTCATTTCTTGATAAACCTGTGAAAACACACGAATTGCTTGGGCTTGTAAGGCTCAACTTTGACCTGATTAGAAAAAAGCATCGCATAAATGCTGCAGACCTTGAGCCTGCTCATCAGACAGATGAGACTAACCGGTTTTCCCAGCAATTAAGTATCCTGCAAAAGGCCATAGACATAGCTGCTGTGGGTGTTATGATTATAGATACCGGCATGAAAATAAATTATGTAAACCAGGCGC
The window above is part of the Nitrospirae bacterium YQR-1 genome. Proteins encoded here:
- a CDS encoding YifB family Mg chelatase-like AAA ATPase, with protein sequence MLSKIYSSTVIGIDAYVVDVEVDIASKGVPFFSIVGLPDMAVKESKERVRAALKNIGFSFPLKRIIVNLAPADLKKEGASFDLPIALGIMAAEGAIAPERLSDYIVTGELSLDGTIKPVKGCLSVSIKAKELNFKGVILPLENAPEAAIVDGVSVYGVKSLSEVIDFLHGREHPCSPAVDLEAISKNHCLYEDDLQDVKGQEHAKRALEVAASGGHNIIMMGPPGSGKTMLAKRISSILPPMTVDEVIEATQIYSVAGLLKDNQPLISSRPFRSPHHTISDAALIGGGIIPRPGEISLSHHGVLFLDELPEFRRNVIEALRQPMEDGEITVSRAAATINLPAHFMLVASMNPCPCGRFGDSRHTCTCSPPQIHKYRSRISGPLLDRFDIHIEVPAVPYKDLSSSYTGEKSEKIRLRVSEARKVQLERFKHDKIFSNAQMKTRHIKKYCRLNKAATELLDLAMQRLALSARAYSRIIKLSQTIADLDASDEIKSHHISEAIQYRALDRTIA